AGGACTTTTGTGTCCCGATTGGAGAGTATCGGTGAGATTAGGAAGGGTAGAAAAACAGCCTTAATTGGTTTTCCCATTGCCAACAAGGAAGAAATAGTCAAGACGGCCAAGGAACAGGGCTTTGATTATGTCCTGATTCTTACTAACAATGAGCGATGGGACTTTGTGGAGGAATTGACGGGCGCGGCATTGTTTAACCAGATTATGGAGCTTGTTAGTGGGCTACAGAAATATGATAGCGTGGTATTTTTGGGTTCAGACATGCGGATTAAAATGGCCGAGGAGATTCTGGGCAACCAAGTAATTGGTGTAGAGCTTGGTAGTTCGCCCTTGGAAGCGGATA
The sequence above is a segment of the Limnochordia bacterium genome. Coding sequences within it:
- a CDS encoding transcriptional regulator, yielding MAQEFELIRIGDKLISTEKIETAVTKILELRAKGISQQEVANAVGVDRTFVSRLESIGEIRKGRKTALIGFPIANKEEIVKTAKEQGFDYVLILTNNERWDFVEELTGAALFNQIMELVSGLQKYDSVVFLGSDMRIKMAEEILGNQVIGVELGSSPLEADKYVSPELVVQLASALRTE